From Pongo pygmaeus isolate AG05252 chromosome 1, NHGRI_mPonPyg2-v2.0_pri, whole genome shotgun sequence, one genomic window encodes:
- the ESPN gene encoding espin isoform X5 has product MALEQALQAARQGELDVLRSLHAAGLLGPSLRDPLDALPVHHAARAGKLHCLRFLVEEAALPAAARARNGATPAHDASATGHLACLQWLLSQGGCRVQDKDNSGATVLHLAARFGHPEVVNWLLHHGGGDPTAATDMGALPIHYAAAKGDFPSLRLLVGHYPEGVNAQTKNGATPLYLACQEGHLEVTQYLVQECGADPHARAHDGMTPLHAAAQMGHSPVIVWLVSCTDVSLSEQDKDGATAMHFAASRGHTKVLSWLLLHGGEISADLWGGTPLHDAAENGELECCQILVVNGAELDVRDRDGYTAADLSDFNGHSHCTRYLRTVENLSVEHRVLSRDPSAELEAKQPDSGMSSPNTTVSVQPLNFDLSSPTSTLSNYDSCSSSHSSIKGQHPPRGLSSTRAADTQSYMDMLNPEPGLPRGTIGKPTPPPPPPSFPPPPPRPGTQLPPPPPGYPAPKPPVGPQAADIYMQTKNKLRHVETQALKKELSSCDGHDGLRRQDSSRKPRAFSKQPSTGDYYRQLGRCPGETLAARPGMAHSEEAALLPGNHVPNGCAVDPKASRELPPPPPPPPPPLPEAASSPPPAPPLPLEGAGPGCGQRRSSSSTGKVRVLRHRKSTKSFNMMSPTGDNSELLAEIKAGKSLKPTPQSKGLTTVFSGSGQPAFQPDSPLASVSPALSPVRSPTPPAAGFQPLLNGNLVPEPPTTPAPGVQLDVEALIPTHDEQGRPIPEWKRQVMVRKLQLKMQEEEEQRRKEEEEEARLASMPAWRRDLLRKKLEEEREQKRKEEERQKQEELRREKEQSEKLRTLGYDESKLAPWQRQVILKKGDIAKY; this is encoded by the exons ATGGCCCTGGAGCAGGCGCTGCAGGCGGCGCGGCAGGGCGAGCTGGACGTGCTGAGGTCGCTGCACGCCGCAGGCCTCCTGGGGCCCTCGCTGCGCGACCCGCTGGACGCGCTGCCCGTGCACCACGCGGCCCGCGCCGGGAAGCTGCACTGTCTGCGCTTCCTGGTGGAGGAAGCCGCCCTCCCCGCCGCGGCCCGCGCCCGCAACGGCGCCACACCGGCCCACGACGCCTCCGCCACCGGCCACCTCGCCTGCCTGCAGTGGCTGCTGTCGCAGGGCGGCTGCAGAGTGCAG GACAAAGACAATTCTGGTGCCACAGTCTTGCATCTGGCTGCCCGCTTCGGCCACCCCGAGGTGGTGAACTGGCTCTTGCATCATGGCGGTGGGGACCCCACCGCGGCCACAGACATGGGCGCCCTGCCTATCCACTACGCTGCCGCCAAAGGAGACTTCCCCTCCCTGAGGCTTCTCGTCGGGCACTACCCTGA GGGAGTGAATGCCCAAACCAAGAACGGTGCCACGCCCCTGTACCTGGCGTGCCAGGAGGGCCACCTGGAGGTGACGCAGTACCTGGTGCAGGAATGCGGCGCAGACCCGCACGCGCGCGCCCACGACGGCATGACCCCGCTGCACGCCGCGGCGCAGATGGGCCACAGCCCGGTCATCGTGTGGTTG GTGAGCTGCACCGACGTGAGCCTGTCCGAGCAGGACAAAGACGGCGCCACCGCCATGCACTTCGCGGCGAGCCGCGGCCACACCAAGGTGCTCAGCTGGCTGCTGCTGCACGGCGGGGAGATCTCGGCTGACCTGTGGGGCGGGACGCCGCTGCACGACGCCGCTGAGAACGGGGAGCTAGAG TGCTGCCAGATCCTGGTAGTGAACGGCGCGGAGCTGGACGTCCGCGACCGCGACGGGTACACGGCCGCCGACCTGTCGGACTTCAACGGCCACAGCCACTGCACCCGCTACCTGCGCACGGTGGAGAACCTG AGCGTGGAGCACCGCGTGCTCTCCCGGGATCCATCCGCGGAGCTGGAGGCGAAGCAGCCGGATTCAGGCATGTCCTCACCCAACACCACGGTGTCGGTCCAGCCGCTGAACTTTGACCTCAGCTCACCTACCAGCACCCTCTCCAACTACGACTCCTGCTCCTCCAGCCACTCCAGCATCAAGGGCCAGCACCCTCCACGTG GGCTTTCCAGCACTAGAGCTGCAGACACACAGAGCTACATGGACATGCTGAACCCGGAGCCGGGCCTGCCTCGGGGCACGATTGGGAAGCCcacacccccaccacccccacccagcTTCCCCCCGCCACCCCCACGCCCAGGCACCcaactgcccccacccccacctggctACCCAGCTCCCAAGCCTCCTGTGGGACCACAGGCAGCTGACATCTACATGCAGACCAAGAACAAACTCCGCCACGTGGAGACACAGGCCCTCAAGAAGGAG CTGAGCTCCTGCGACGGCCACGACGGGCTGCGGAGGCAGGACTCTAGCCGCAAGCCCCGTGCCTTCAGCAAGCAGCCCAGCACGGGGGACTACTACCGGCAGCTGGGCCGCTGCCCCGGCGAGACGCTGGCCGCACGCCCAGGCATGGCGCACAGCGAGGAG GCGGCGCTGCTCCCTGGGAACCACGTGCCTAACGGCTGCGCCGTGGACCCCAAGGCGTCCAGGGAGCtgcccccgccgcccccgccgccgccgccgcccctgcCCGAGGCCGCGAGTTCGCCACCGCCGGCCCCGCCTCTGCCCCTCGAGGGCGCTGGCCCTGGCTGCGGGCAGCGCCGCTCCTCCTCGTCCACCGGCA AAGTGAGAGTCCTGAGGCACAGGAAGA GCACCAAATCTTTCAACATGATGTCCCCGACGGGCGACAACTCGGAGCTACTGGCTGAGATTAAGGCAGGCAAGAGCCTGAAGCCGACGCCGCAGAGCAAGGGGCTGACCACAGTGTTCTCAGGCAGCGGGCAGCCGGCCTTCCAG CCCGATTCGCCGCTGGCATCTGTGTCACCTGCACTGTCACCAGTCCGGAGCCCCACACCGCCAGCTGCAGGGTTTCAGCCTCTGCTCAATGGAAACTTGGTTCCGGAGCCGCCCACTACTCCTGCGCCGGGAGTGCAGCTGGATGTGGAGGCGCTCATCCCCACACACGATGAGCAGGGCCGGCCCATCCCCGAGTGGAAGCGCCAGGTGATGGTGCGCAAGCTGCAGCTGAAgatgcaggaggaggaggagcagaggcGGAAG gaggaggaggaggaggcccgGCTGGCCAGCATGCCCGCCTGGAGGCGGGACCTCCTGCGGAAGAAGCTGGAAGAAGAGAG GGAGCAGAAGCG
- the ESPN gene encoding espin isoform X6, which produces MALEQALQAARQGELDVLRSLHAAGLLGPSLRDPLDALPVHHAARAGKLHCLRFLVEEAALPAAARARNGATPAHDASATGHLACLQWLLSQGGCRVQDKDNSGATVLHLAARFGHPEVVNWLLHHGGGDPTAATDMGALPIHYAAAKGDFPSLRLLVGHYPEGVNAQTKNGATPLYLACQEGHLEVTQYLVQECGADPHARAHDGMTPLHAAAQMGHSPVIVWLVSCTDVSLSEQDKDGATAMHFAASRGHTKVLSWLLLHGGEISADLWGGTPLHDAAENGELECCQILVVNGAELDVRDRDGYTAADLSDFNGHSHCTRYLRTVENLSVEHRVLSRDPSAELEAKQPDSGMSSPNTTVSVQPLNFDLSSPTSTLSNYDSCSSSHSSIKGQHPPRGLSSTRAADTQSYMDMLNPEPGLPRGTIGKPTPPPPPPSFPPPPPRPGTQLPPPPPGYPAPKPPVGPQAADIYMQTKNKLRHVETQALKKELSSCDGHDGLRRQDSSRKPRAFSKQPSTGDYYRQLGRCPGETLAARPGMAHSEEAALLPGNHVPNGCAVDPKASRELPPPPPPPPPPLPEAASSPPPAPPLPLEGAGPGCGQRRSSSSTGSTKSFNMMSPTGDNSELLAEIKAGKSLKPTPQSKGLTTVFSGSGQPAFQPDSPLASVSPALSPVRSPTPPAAGFQPLLNGNLVPEPPTTPAPGVQLDVEALIPTHDEQGRPIPEWKRQVMVRKLQLKMQEEEEQRRKEEEEEARLASMPAWRRDLLRKKLEEEREQKRKEEERQKQEELRREKEQSEKLRTLGYDESKLAPWQRQVILKKGDIAKY; this is translated from the exons ATGGCCCTGGAGCAGGCGCTGCAGGCGGCGCGGCAGGGCGAGCTGGACGTGCTGAGGTCGCTGCACGCCGCAGGCCTCCTGGGGCCCTCGCTGCGCGACCCGCTGGACGCGCTGCCCGTGCACCACGCGGCCCGCGCCGGGAAGCTGCACTGTCTGCGCTTCCTGGTGGAGGAAGCCGCCCTCCCCGCCGCGGCCCGCGCCCGCAACGGCGCCACACCGGCCCACGACGCCTCCGCCACCGGCCACCTCGCCTGCCTGCAGTGGCTGCTGTCGCAGGGCGGCTGCAGAGTGCAG GACAAAGACAATTCTGGTGCCACAGTCTTGCATCTGGCTGCCCGCTTCGGCCACCCCGAGGTGGTGAACTGGCTCTTGCATCATGGCGGTGGGGACCCCACCGCGGCCACAGACATGGGCGCCCTGCCTATCCACTACGCTGCCGCCAAAGGAGACTTCCCCTCCCTGAGGCTTCTCGTCGGGCACTACCCTGA GGGAGTGAATGCCCAAACCAAGAACGGTGCCACGCCCCTGTACCTGGCGTGCCAGGAGGGCCACCTGGAGGTGACGCAGTACCTGGTGCAGGAATGCGGCGCAGACCCGCACGCGCGCGCCCACGACGGCATGACCCCGCTGCACGCCGCGGCGCAGATGGGCCACAGCCCGGTCATCGTGTGGTTG GTGAGCTGCACCGACGTGAGCCTGTCCGAGCAGGACAAAGACGGCGCCACCGCCATGCACTTCGCGGCGAGCCGCGGCCACACCAAGGTGCTCAGCTGGCTGCTGCTGCACGGCGGGGAGATCTCGGCTGACCTGTGGGGCGGGACGCCGCTGCACGACGCCGCTGAGAACGGGGAGCTAGAG TGCTGCCAGATCCTGGTAGTGAACGGCGCGGAGCTGGACGTCCGCGACCGCGACGGGTACACGGCCGCCGACCTGTCGGACTTCAACGGCCACAGCCACTGCACCCGCTACCTGCGCACGGTGGAGAACCTG AGCGTGGAGCACCGCGTGCTCTCCCGGGATCCATCCGCGGAGCTGGAGGCGAAGCAGCCGGATTCAGGCATGTCCTCACCCAACACCACGGTGTCGGTCCAGCCGCTGAACTTTGACCTCAGCTCACCTACCAGCACCCTCTCCAACTACGACTCCTGCTCCTCCAGCCACTCCAGCATCAAGGGCCAGCACCCTCCACGTG GGCTTTCCAGCACTAGAGCTGCAGACACACAGAGCTACATGGACATGCTGAACCCGGAGCCGGGCCTGCCTCGGGGCACGATTGGGAAGCCcacacccccaccacccccacccagcTTCCCCCCGCCACCCCCACGCCCAGGCACCcaactgcccccacccccacctggctACCCAGCTCCCAAGCCTCCTGTGGGACCACAGGCAGCTGACATCTACATGCAGACCAAGAACAAACTCCGCCACGTGGAGACACAGGCCCTCAAGAAGGAG CTGAGCTCCTGCGACGGCCACGACGGGCTGCGGAGGCAGGACTCTAGCCGCAAGCCCCGTGCCTTCAGCAAGCAGCCCAGCACGGGGGACTACTACCGGCAGCTGGGCCGCTGCCCCGGCGAGACGCTGGCCGCACGCCCAGGCATGGCGCACAGCGAGGAG GCGGCGCTGCTCCCTGGGAACCACGTGCCTAACGGCTGCGCCGTGGACCCCAAGGCGTCCAGGGAGCtgcccccgccgcccccgccgccgccgccgcccctgcCCGAGGCCGCGAGTTCGCCACCGCCGGCCCCGCCTCTGCCCCTCGAGGGCGCTGGCCCTGGCTGCGGGCAGCGCCGCTCCTCCTCGTCCACCGGCA GCACCAAATCTTTCAACATGATGTCCCCGACGGGCGACAACTCGGAGCTACTGGCTGAGATTAAGGCAGGCAAGAGCCTGAAGCCGACGCCGCAGAGCAAGGGGCTGACCACAGTGTTCTCAGGCAGCGGGCAGCCGGCCTTCCAG CCCGATTCGCCGCTGGCATCTGTGTCACCTGCACTGTCACCAGTCCGGAGCCCCACACCGCCAGCTGCAGGGTTTCAGCCTCTGCTCAATGGAAACTTGGTTCCGGAGCCGCCCACTACTCCTGCGCCGGGAGTGCAGCTGGATGTGGAGGCGCTCATCCCCACACACGATGAGCAGGGCCGGCCCATCCCCGAGTGGAAGCGCCAGGTGATGGTGCGCAAGCTGCAGCTGAAgatgcaggaggaggaggagcagaggcGGAAG gaggaggaggaggaggcccgGCTGGCCAGCATGCCCGCCTGGAGGCGGGACCTCCTGCGGAAGAAGCTGGAAGAAGAGAG GGAGCAGAAGCG
- the ESPN gene encoding espin isoform X4, which yields MALEQALQAARQGELDVLRSLHAAGLLGPSLRDPLDALPVHHAARAGKLHCLRFLVEEAALPAAARARNGATPAHDASATGHLACLQWLLSQGGCRVQDKDNSGATVLHLAARFGHPEVVNWLLHHGGGDPTAATDMGALPIHYAAAKGDFPSLRLLVGHYPEGVNAQTKNGATPLYLACQEGHLEVTQYLVQECGADPHARAHDGMTPLHAAAQMGHSPVIVWLVSCTDVSLSEQDKDGATAMHFAASRGHTKVLSWLLLHGGEISADLWGGTPLHDAAENGELECCQILVVNGAELDVRDRDGYTAADLSDFNGHSHCTRYLRTVENLSVEHRVLSRDPSAELEAKQPDSGMSSPNTTVSVQPLNFDLSSPTSTLSNYDSCSSSHSSIKGQHPPRGLSSTRAADTQSYMDMLNPEPGLPRGTIGKPTPPPPPPSFPPPPPRPGTQLPPPPPGYPAPKPPVGPQAADIYMQTKNKLRHVETQALKKELSSCDGHDGLRRQDSSRKPRAFSKQPSTGDYYRQLGRCPGETLAARPGMAHSEEVRARQPAPACCPRLGPAARGSLEGPSAPPQAALLPGNHVPNGCAVDPKASRELPPPPPPPPPPLPEAASSPPPAPPLPLEGAGPGCGQRRSSSSTGSTKSFNMMSPTGDNSELLAEIKAGKSLKPTPQSKGLTTVFSGSGQPAFQPDSPLASVSPALSPVRSPTPPAAGFQPLLNGNLVPEPPTTPAPGVQLDVEALIPTHDEQGRPIPEWKRQVMVRKLQLKMQEEEEQRRKEEEEEARLASMPAWRRDLLRKKLEEEREQKRKEEERQKQEELRREKEQSEKLRTLGYDESKLAPWQRQVILKKGDIAKY from the exons ATGGCCCTGGAGCAGGCGCTGCAGGCGGCGCGGCAGGGCGAGCTGGACGTGCTGAGGTCGCTGCACGCCGCAGGCCTCCTGGGGCCCTCGCTGCGCGACCCGCTGGACGCGCTGCCCGTGCACCACGCGGCCCGCGCCGGGAAGCTGCACTGTCTGCGCTTCCTGGTGGAGGAAGCCGCCCTCCCCGCCGCGGCCCGCGCCCGCAACGGCGCCACACCGGCCCACGACGCCTCCGCCACCGGCCACCTCGCCTGCCTGCAGTGGCTGCTGTCGCAGGGCGGCTGCAGAGTGCAG GACAAAGACAATTCTGGTGCCACAGTCTTGCATCTGGCTGCCCGCTTCGGCCACCCCGAGGTGGTGAACTGGCTCTTGCATCATGGCGGTGGGGACCCCACCGCGGCCACAGACATGGGCGCCCTGCCTATCCACTACGCTGCCGCCAAAGGAGACTTCCCCTCCCTGAGGCTTCTCGTCGGGCACTACCCTGA GGGAGTGAATGCCCAAACCAAGAACGGTGCCACGCCCCTGTACCTGGCGTGCCAGGAGGGCCACCTGGAGGTGACGCAGTACCTGGTGCAGGAATGCGGCGCAGACCCGCACGCGCGCGCCCACGACGGCATGACCCCGCTGCACGCCGCGGCGCAGATGGGCCACAGCCCGGTCATCGTGTGGTTG GTGAGCTGCACCGACGTGAGCCTGTCCGAGCAGGACAAAGACGGCGCCACCGCCATGCACTTCGCGGCGAGCCGCGGCCACACCAAGGTGCTCAGCTGGCTGCTGCTGCACGGCGGGGAGATCTCGGCTGACCTGTGGGGCGGGACGCCGCTGCACGACGCCGCTGAGAACGGGGAGCTAGAG TGCTGCCAGATCCTGGTAGTGAACGGCGCGGAGCTGGACGTCCGCGACCGCGACGGGTACACGGCCGCCGACCTGTCGGACTTCAACGGCCACAGCCACTGCACCCGCTACCTGCGCACGGTGGAGAACCTG AGCGTGGAGCACCGCGTGCTCTCCCGGGATCCATCCGCGGAGCTGGAGGCGAAGCAGCCGGATTCAGGCATGTCCTCACCCAACACCACGGTGTCGGTCCAGCCGCTGAACTTTGACCTCAGCTCACCTACCAGCACCCTCTCCAACTACGACTCCTGCTCCTCCAGCCACTCCAGCATCAAGGGCCAGCACCCTCCACGTG GGCTTTCCAGCACTAGAGCTGCAGACACACAGAGCTACATGGACATGCTGAACCCGGAGCCGGGCCTGCCTCGGGGCACGATTGGGAAGCCcacacccccaccacccccacccagcTTCCCCCCGCCACCCCCACGCCCAGGCACCcaactgcccccacccccacctggctACCCAGCTCCCAAGCCTCCTGTGGGACCACAGGCAGCTGACATCTACATGCAGACCAAGAACAAACTCCGCCACGTGGAGACACAGGCCCTCAAGAAGGAG CTGAGCTCCTGCGACGGCCACGACGGGCTGCGGAGGCAGGACTCTAGCCGCAAGCCCCGTGCCTTCAGCAAGCAGCCCAGCACGGGGGACTACTACCGGCAGCTGGGCCGCTGCCCCGGCGAGACGCTGGCCGCACGCCCAGGCATGGCGCACAGCGAGGAGGTGCGTGCCCGCCAGCCCGCGCCCGCCTGCTGCCCGCGCCTCGGCCCTGCCGCCCGCGGCTCACTCGAAGGCCCCTCCGCTCCCCCGCAGGCGGCGCTGCTCCCTGGGAACCACGTGCCTAACGGCTGCGCCGTGGACCCCAAGGCGTCCAGGGAGCtgcccccgccgcccccgccgccgccgccgcccctgcCCGAGGCCGCGAGTTCGCCACCGCCGGCCCCGCCTCTGCCCCTCGAGGGCGCTGGCCCTGGCTGCGGGCAGCGCCGCTCCTCCTCGTCCACCGGCA GCACCAAATCTTTCAACATGATGTCCCCGACGGGCGACAACTCGGAGCTACTGGCTGAGATTAAGGCAGGCAAGAGCCTGAAGCCGACGCCGCAGAGCAAGGGGCTGACCACAGTGTTCTCAGGCAGCGGGCAGCCGGCCTTCCAG CCCGATTCGCCGCTGGCATCTGTGTCACCTGCACTGTCACCAGTCCGGAGCCCCACACCGCCAGCTGCAGGGTTTCAGCCTCTGCTCAATGGAAACTTGGTTCCGGAGCCGCCCACTACTCCTGCGCCGGGAGTGCAGCTGGATGTGGAGGCGCTCATCCCCACACACGATGAGCAGGGCCGGCCCATCCCCGAGTGGAAGCGCCAGGTGATGGTGCGCAAGCTGCAGCTGAAgatgcaggaggaggaggagcagaggcGGAAG gaggaggaggaggaggcccgGCTGGCCAGCATGCCCGCCTGGAGGCGGGACCTCCTGCGGAAGAAGCTGGAAGAAGAGAG GGAGCAGAAGCG